CCGAGCCAGACCACCACGTAGGTGACCGCGTAGGCCAGCGAGGCGTTCGACGGCGAGAGCCACGACGCGTAGAGCGTGTCGTAGAGATAGGTCTTCAGCACCACCTCTTGCCCGTCCGGCGCTCGCGTGAAGGTGATCCAGTCGAGCACGATCCCGCACAGCGTCGACAGCCAGTAGGCGGTGATCGCGTTGGTCCCGAAGACCAGGAACGGGGTGGTCCAGCCTCGGAGCCCCTTGATGTCGACCAGCCAGAAGATGGCGGCCAGCAGCAGGCACGCGATCCCGGCCGACAGCAGCACGTAGGAGCTGGTCCACAGGCTCTTGTTGATGGGGAAGACGCGGCTCCAGATCCAACCCGCCGCCAGCGTCGTGGCCCCCGCGTAGAAGAGGCCGAAGGCCTTGGCCCCGACGCCGCGTCCCGAGCGCACCCAGTGGCCGACGAGCACGCCGCAGATCACCGAGCCGACTGCCCCCAGCGTGCTCAGCAGGCCCTCCGGGTCCCACGTCCGCGTCTCCTGCCAGACGTGATTCACCCCGAGGAGCCGGAAGTCGAGCCAGTTCGAGAGGTTCTTCTCGGGCTCGAGCACCCCGCGGCCGACGCCGGGCACCGGCACCAGGGTCAGGAGCGTCCAGTAGCCAATCAGGAGACAGACCAGGGTCAGCGCCTGGCCGCGCACGCCGGTGAGCAGCACCACGACCGCGGTGATCAGGTAGGCGATCGCGATGCGCTGCAGCACGCCCGGGATGCGCAGATGCGGCAGGTCGTAGTGCGGAAACCCCTGCAGCGCGAGGCCGAGGGCGAAGATGATCCCCGCGCGCACGAGGGCCTTGCGGAAGAGCATCGTCCGGCTCTCACCCGCGTCCGCCAGCCGGCCCAGCGAGAGCGCGGTGGCCACGCCCACGATGAAGAGGAAGAACGGGAAGACCAGGTCGGTGGGCGTCCAGCCGTTCCAGGCCGCGTGCTCGAGCGGCGGGTAGACGTGGCTCCACGTGCCGGGATTGTTGACCAGCAGCATGGCCGCGATGGTGAGCCCGCGGAAGACGTCCAGCGACTGCAGGCGGGGAGGAGGGACGGGGTCCGGCGGGCGGGACGGCAGCGGCCCCACACGCTCGGCCACCACCTGCGCGGGAGGCTCCGGCACGGTCACCCGAATGGCCATTTCCCGCATCCT
The genomic region above belongs to Gemmatimonadales bacterium and contains:
- a CDS encoding heparan-alpha-glucosaminide N-acetyltransferase domain-containing protein; the encoded protein is MAIRVTVPEPPAQVVAERVGPLPSRPPDPVPPPRLQSLDVFRGLTIAAMLLVNNPGTWSHVYPPLEHAAWNGWTPTDLVFPFFLFIVGVATALSLGRLADAGESRTMLFRKALVRAGIIFALGLALQGFPHYDLPHLRIPGVLQRIAIAYLITAVVVLLTGVRGQALTLVCLLIGYWTLLTLVPVPGVGRGVLEPEKNLSNWLDFRLLGVNHVWQETRTWDPEGLLSTLGAVGSVICGVLVGHWVRSGRGVGAKAFGLFYAGATTLAAGWIWSRVFPINKSLWTSSYVLLSAGIACLLLAAIFWLVDIKGLRGWTTPFLVFGTNAITAYWLSTLCGIVLDWITFTRAPDGQEVVLKTYLYDTLYASWLSPSNASLAYAVTYVVVWLGLLSVLYRRRIFIRI